Proteins encoded in a region of the Polynucleobacter antarcticus genome:
- a CDS encoding HAD-IIIA family hydrolase, with protein sequence MPERRYDLIVWDWDGTIMDSTPTIVQCIQQACRDLGFKEPDDSLASSVIGLGIQDSLRRAVPWIEPAHFPKLTERFRFHYLAKDHELHLFPGIRELLESLREDGYLLGVATGKSRVGLDRSLQHHQIGHVFHETRTADESFSKPHPGMLLELSDVMQVPMRRMLMIGDTTHDLDMAANAGVDAVAVTYGAHPPQTLKESPSLIHVDDVAQLSQWLNHNLTIN encoded by the coding sequence GTGCCCGAAAGACGTTATGACCTCATTGTGTGGGATTGGGATGGCACGATTATGGATTCCACGCCAACGATTGTTCAATGCATTCAGCAAGCATGTCGAGACTTAGGTTTTAAAGAGCCAGATGATTCTTTAGCAAGCTCTGTGATCGGCTTGGGTATTCAGGACTCGCTAAGGCGCGCAGTGCCTTGGATTGAGCCAGCACACTTTCCTAAGTTAACAGAGCGCTTTCGTTTTCATTACCTCGCTAAAGACCACGAGCTCCATTTATTTCCAGGGATTCGTGAGCTCTTAGAAAGCTTGCGAGAGGATGGTTACTTATTAGGAGTAGCTACCGGAAAATCTCGCGTGGGCTTAGATCGATCTTTGCAGCATCATCAAATTGGTCATGTCTTTCATGAAACGCGCACTGCAGATGAGTCTTTTTCAAAGCCACATCCTGGAATGCTATTAGAGTTATCCGATGTGATGCAAGTGCCCATGCGGCGTATGTTGATGATTGGGGACACTACGCATGATTTGGACATGGCTGCCAATGCAGGTGTCGATGCTGTCGCAGTAACTTACGGTGCACATCCCCCGCAGACCTTAAAAGAATCTCCTTCTCTTATTCATGTGGATGATGTTGCACAATTATCTCAATGGCTCAATCACAATCTCACCATTAACTAG
- a CDS encoding RluA family pseudouridine synthase: protein MKSDPISNPPQSKTPIPLVVLLQTVGPEEAGQRLDNYLLRWAKGVPKSHVYRIIRSGEVRVNKKRAEPTTRLIEGDIVRVPPVRLAEPAQMAAVNSAQTKSRARGYSDKMPILYEDEALLIVNKPAGLAVHGGSGIVLGVIETLRITRPELNFLELVHRLDRDTSGVLLLAKKRSALVELHRQIREGQTDKRYYLLAHGEVIQEAGVMQLKFPLHKYLLANGERRVRVDPDGLPSHTALRVVKVMKRENATITLAEAQLKTGRTHQIRVHLQKLGHAILGDDKYGFEDQDKVVKSKRLYLHAHLAGFIHPRTGEKMRIESPLPPEFAAMIKTFEVSTEK, encoded by the coding sequence ATGAAATCCGACCCCATTTCTAATCCCCCGCAGTCAAAAACACCGATTCCCCTAGTTGTCCTACTTCAGACAGTGGGGCCGGAAGAGGCTGGCCAGCGCTTAGATAACTACCTATTACGTTGGGCAAAAGGGGTTCCAAAAAGCCACGTTTATCGCATTATTCGCTCTGGCGAGGTGCGGGTAAACAAAAAGAGGGCAGAGCCGACTACTCGCTTAATTGAGGGAGACATCGTGCGGGTGCCCCCTGTTCGCCTGGCAGAGCCCGCACAAATGGCCGCAGTAAATAGCGCTCAAACCAAGTCTCGAGCGCGCGGGTACTCTGACAAAATGCCGATTCTTTATGAGGATGAGGCTCTGCTGATCGTCAATAAACCCGCTGGTTTAGCAGTTCATGGCGGCTCTGGAATTGTTCTGGGTGTGATCGAAACCCTTCGTATTACCCGTCCCGAACTGAATTTTTTAGAATTGGTCCATCGCTTAGATCGAGATACTTCTGGTGTGTTGCTGCTGGCAAAGAAGCGGAGTGCTTTAGTAGAACTGCATCGACAAATTCGTGAAGGTCAGACAGATAAGCGCTATTACTTGCTTGCACATGGTGAAGTGATTCAAGAGGCAGGTGTCATGCAGCTTAAATTTCCACTGCATAAGTATTTACTAGCGAATGGTGAGCGCCGGGTGCGAGTTGATCCGGATGGCTTGCCAAGTCACACTGCTTTGCGTGTTGTTAAAGTCATGAAACGTGAAAACGCTACCATCACTTTGGCGGAAGCTCAACTCAAAACGGGGCGTACTCATCAAATTCGCGTGCATCTACAAAAGTTGGGTCATGCTATTTTGGGTGACGACAAGTATGGATTTGAGGATCAAGATAAAGTTGTGAAATCCAAGCGTTTGTACTTGCATGCCCACTTAGCGGGCTTTATCCACCCCCGAACCGGTGAAAAGATGCGCATTGAATCTCCCTTACCTCCAGAATTTGCTGCCATGATCAAAACCTTCGAAGTCTCGACTGAAAAATGA
- a CDS encoding Rne/Rng family ribonuclease — translation MKRMLFNATQQEELRVAIVDGQKLIDIDIEAAGREQRKGNIYKGVITRIEPSLEACFVNYGEERHGFLPFKEVARTYFKEGVDVRNASIKEALREGQEIIVQVEKEERGQKGAALTSFISLAGRYLVLMPNNPRGGGVSRRIEGEDRQELREAMAQLEVSDGMSIIARTAGIGRDATELQWDLSYLMQLWGAIDEAAKANSAPLLIYLESSLVIRAIRDYFQPDIGEILIDTDDIYEQAAAFMSVVMPDNLPRVKRYQDDVPLFSRFQIEHQIETAYSRTVPLPSGGAIVIDHTEALVSVDVNSARATRGSDIEETATRTNLEAADEIARQARLRDLGGLIVIDFIDMESSKAQKDVENRLRDALRHDRARVQMGKISKFGLMEMSRQRLRPALSEGSHVTCPRCNGTGHIRDTESSALQVLRIIQEEAMKENTAAIHTQVPVEVAAFLLNEKRAEVIKIESRFKVNVLMIPNKHLETPHYKLERLRHDDPRLDDQKASYVMAEEAARELETDTAVSQKDAEVKARPEAAVKGITPNQPAPVSQPRPARVEKTTVESTGGFFGFIKGLFSSSPAPEVKPAPSAPRGRNANNRNGSSNANGNRGRGRRGERNDRGERPAEGAAAGAEGTSAPREAGSGRGRQDGRNRNGNNGNRNQNNPKPENPAAVTPATENASGPESTTGVDGEEHRGRGRNRRGRGRGQRGERTEGNENNENVSATAAVSTTFSGPPAGMAGASASMPMQNLSQSFNAPIVSVSLASNAVKTRAPREPREPRAPRQSNRSTNTSSEVMTPSSPAPAAPAIEVIAKPMPELPKVAFQALEEKPLHNVIESAGMVWVATDTSKQSSIQIEPETVKLGRTPKPAVSVSAAPMVMVETGGPENKV, via the coding sequence ATGAAACGCATGTTATTTAATGCAACTCAACAAGAAGAGTTGCGGGTTGCCATCGTCGATGGTCAAAAACTCATCGATATCGATATCGAAGCTGCCGGTCGTGAACAACGCAAAGGCAATATTTACAAAGGTGTAATTACGCGCATTGAGCCATCGCTCGAAGCATGTTTTGTTAATTACGGCGAAGAGCGTCATGGCTTTTTGCCATTTAAAGAAGTGGCCCGTACCTACTTTAAAGAGGGTGTAGATGTCCGTAACGCCTCTATTAAAGAAGCATTGCGTGAAGGCCAAGAAATTATTGTTCAAGTAGAAAAAGAAGAGCGCGGACAAAAAGGCGCCGCTCTGACCTCCTTTATCTCCCTAGCAGGCCGTTATTTGGTATTAATGCCTAATAATCCCCGTGGAGGTGGTGTATCTCGCCGCATTGAAGGTGAGGACCGTCAAGAACTCCGTGAGGCTATGGCTCAATTAGAAGTATCGGATGGCATGAGCATCATTGCTCGCACTGCCGGTATTGGCCGTGATGCAACTGAATTGCAGTGGGACTTAAGTTACCTCATGCAGTTATGGGGTGCGATTGATGAGGCTGCAAAAGCCAACTCTGCACCTTTATTGATTTACCTCGAATCTAGCTTAGTGATTCGTGCGATTCGGGATTACTTCCAGCCAGATATTGGCGAGATTCTCATCGATACGGATGATATTTACGAGCAAGCTGCGGCATTTATGTCGGTTGTGATGCCAGATAACCTGCCAAGGGTAAAGCGCTATCAGGACGATGTCCCTTTGTTCTCGCGTTTTCAAATTGAGCATCAGATTGAAACCGCTTACTCACGTACAGTGCCCCTACCCTCTGGCGGCGCGATTGTGATTGATCACACAGAAGCGTTGGTTTCTGTGGACGTCAACTCCGCACGTGCTACCCGTGGTTCAGATATTGAAGAAACCGCCACTCGCACAAATCTAGAAGCTGCCGATGAAATTGCCCGTCAAGCACGTTTGCGTGACTTGGGTGGATTAATCGTGATCGACTTCATTGATATGGAATCGAGTAAAGCGCAGAAGGATGTCGAGAATCGCCTACGTGATGCCTTGCGTCATGACCGTGCTCGCGTTCAGATGGGCAAGATTTCAAAATTTGGCCTGATGGAAATGTCGCGCCAACGTTTACGTCCTGCGCTTTCCGAAGGTAGCCACGTTACCTGCCCACGCTGTAACGGCACTGGCCATATTCGGGATACTGAATCCTCTGCATTGCAAGTTCTGCGGATTATTCAAGAAGAGGCCATGAAAGAAAATACGGCTGCTATTCATACACAGGTGCCTGTTGAAGTCGCTGCGTTCCTATTAAATGAGAAGCGTGCCGAAGTGATCAAGATTGAGTCACGCTTTAAAGTCAATGTCCTCATGATTCCGAATAAGCATTTGGAGACACCGCATTACAAACTAGAGCGCTTACGTCACGATGATCCACGCCTTGATGATCAAAAAGCCAGCTATGTTATGGCTGAAGAAGCTGCTCGTGAACTCGAGACAGATACTGCTGTCAGTCAGAAAGATGCAGAAGTCAAAGCCCGCCCTGAAGCTGCTGTAAAAGGCATCACTCCAAATCAGCCAGCTCCTGTCAGCCAACCACGTCCAGCGCGAGTTGAGAAAACCACTGTCGAGAGCACAGGTGGATTCTTTGGATTTATCAAAGGCTTGTTCTCTTCATCACCAGCGCCAGAGGTAAAACCTGCCCCTAGTGCACCGCGTGGTCGTAACGCCAATAACCGCAATGGCAGTAGTAATGCCAATGGTAATCGTGGTCGTGGTCGTCGTGGTGAGCGCAATGATCGCGGTGAGCGTCCAGCCGAGGGTGCAGCAGCAGGCGCCGAAGGTACAAGCGCACCACGTGAAGCGGGATCAGGCAGAGGTCGCCAAGACGGTCGTAACCGAAATGGTAATAATGGCAATCGCAATCAAAACAACCCTAAACCAGAAAATCCAGCCGCAGTAACACCGGCTACTGAGAATGCATCAGGACCTGAATCTACTACGGGTGTTGACGGTGAAGAGCATCGTGGTCGTGGTCGCAACCGTCGTGGTCGTGGTCGTGGGCAACGCGGTGAACGTACAGAGGGAAATGAAAATAATGAGAATGTAAGTGCAACAGCAGCAGTCAGCACTACTTTCTCAGGACCTCCTGCAGGAATGGCTGGCGCATCTGCCTCTATGCCGATGCAAAACCTTTCACAAAGTTTCAACGCTCCCATCGTTTCTGTGTCTTTAGCCTCTAATGCAGTCAAAACACGTGCTCCTCGCGAACCCAGAGAGCCACGTGCACCACGCCAAAGCAATCGTTCGACTAATACTTCTTCAGAAGTGATGACACCATCTTCGCCAGCGCCAGCAGCGCCAGCGATTGAAGTCATTGCCAAGCCAATGCCTGAGCTTCCTAAAGTCGCCTTCCAGGCACTGGAAGAAAAGCCTTTGCATAACGTGATTGAGTCTGCTGGCATGGTCTGGGTAGCTACTGATACCAGCAAGCAATCTTCAATACAGATTGAGCCAGAAACTGTCAAACTCGGAAGAACACCTAAGCCAGCAGTCAGCGTCTCTGCTGCCCCAATGGTCATGGTTGAAACCGGCGGTCCAGAAAACAAGGTGTAA
- the moaA gene encoding GTP 3',8-cyclase MoaA, translated as MLEKVIPIRLDEGKGLTPAMPSQLEAAHSLVKDTRGRLLRDLRISVTDRCNFRCTYCMPKEVFDKNYPYLSQNELLSFEEITRLTTIFASLGVEKIRLTGGEPLLRKNLEVLVEMLAKIRSTEGEPLDLTLTTNGSLLRKKAAALKAAGLHRITVSLDGLNDNIFKKMNDVDFPVTDVLDGIAAAQEAGFTNIKVNMVVKKGTNDQEIVAMASHFKGTGITLRFIEFMDVGSSNGWNMEQVLPSKEVIARIHAQFPLEAIDANYPGEVAQRWRYVDGSGEIGVISSVTQTFCHECTRARISTDGQLYLCLFANEGFDFKTLLRSDKTDLEIANAVMTTWAGRNDHYSEIRGSNTIDPSSIRKVEMSYIGG; from the coding sequence ATGCTTGAAAAAGTCATTCCGATTCGCTTAGACGAAGGCAAAGGTCTTACGCCAGCCATGCCAAGCCAGCTAGAGGCTGCTCATAGTTTGGTGAAAGATACGCGTGGACGCCTACTGCGTGACTTGCGCATCTCGGTTACTGACCGTTGCAACTTCCGCTGCACCTATTGCATGCCCAAGGAAGTGTTTGATAAAAACTACCCCTATCTCTCTCAGAATGAATTACTCAGCTTCGAAGAGATCACTCGATTAACAACGATATTTGCTTCGCTAGGTGTAGAGAAAATTCGTCTTACAGGTGGCGAACCCTTATTAAGAAAAAATCTTGAAGTCCTTGTGGAGATGCTGGCAAAGATTCGGTCTACTGAAGGCGAGCCATTAGACTTGACCCTCACAACCAATGGCAGCCTATTGCGAAAGAAGGCTGCCGCGTTAAAAGCAGCAGGCTTACATAGGATTACGGTTAGCTTAGATGGTTTGAATGACAACATCTTTAAAAAGATGAACGATGTAGACTTTCCGGTAACGGATGTGCTTGATGGTATTGCTGCGGCCCAAGAAGCGGGCTTTACCAACATCAAAGTAAATATGGTTGTTAAGAAGGGTACCAATGATCAAGAGATCGTTGCGATGGCGAGTCATTTCAAAGGTACTGGAATTACTCTGCGCTTCATTGAGTTCATGGATGTGGGCAGCTCCAATGGCTGGAATATGGAACAAGTCCTTCCCTCTAAGGAAGTTATTGCCAGAATTCATGCTCAATTTCCTCTGGAAGCCATCGATGCAAACTACCCTGGTGAGGTAGCTCAACGCTGGCGCTATGTAGATGGCTCTGGCGAAATCGGTGTGATCTCTAGCGTCACCCAAACTTTTTGTCATGAGTGCACGCGCGCCAGAATCTCTACCGATGGGCAACTCTACCTTTGTCTATTTGCAAATGAAGGTTTCGATTTCAAGACGCTGTTACGGTCCGATAAAACGGATTTAGAAATTGCCAATGCAGTCATGACCACTTGGGCAGGACGCAATGATCACTATTCAGAAATTCGAGGGTCAAATACGATCGATCCCAGTAGCATTCGAAAAGTTGAAATGTCTTATATTGGCGGCTAA
- the mobA gene encoding molybdenum cofactor guanylyltransferase MobA, whose translation MSSSTNITGLILAGGRAQRMGGIDKGLIAFHNKPLIESAINRLQPQVDTILINANRNVTKYAHYGYPVIMDETPDFSGPLAGFSMGLKNCKTPYLLTAPCDSPLLPTDLAERLLAELKAGDLDLVYASTKENGKVWAQPVFCLMRSHLETSLSAFLSKGDLKIDRWFTTLRSSTVVFEDVQAFANVNTPEELAALEKLSR comes from the coding sequence ATGAGTTCTAGTACAAACATTACAGGTTTAATTCTGGCGGGTGGCCGCGCCCAAAGAATGGGCGGTATTGATAAAGGCTTAATTGCCTTTCATAACAAGCCATTAATTGAATCTGCGATTAATCGCCTTCAACCCCAAGTCGATACTATCCTCATTAATGCCAACCGTAATGTTACTAAGTATGCGCACTATGGTTATCCCGTCATTATGGATGAGACCCCGGATTTTTCTGGTCCGCTAGCTGGTTTTTCGATGGGCCTCAAAAATTGCAAAACACCTTATCTCTTAACTGCACCTTGTGATTCCCCTTTACTGCCAACCGATCTGGCAGAGAGATTACTTGCTGAACTCAAGGCCGGAGATCTGGACTTGGTGTACGCATCCACAAAAGAGAACGGTAAAGTATGGGCGCAACCTGTTTTTTGTTTAATGCGCAGTCATCTTGAAACTTCTCTAAGCGCCTTTTTAAGCAAGGGTGATCTAAAAATTGATCGCTGGTTCACAACGCTGCGCAGTAGTACTGTAGTGTTTGAAGATGTCCAAGCTTTTGCCAACGTCAATACACCCGAAGAGTTAGCAGCTTTAGAAAAACTATCCAGATGA
- the moeA gene encoding molybdopterin molybdotransferase MoeA, translating to MSNSTHRSPNNPILLSDSLPVNEARQAIHQLVADLIQESQQNDDTSRIESVTLDQAINRILAHDLLSPINVPAADNSAMDGFAFNGDCLSDSNNELTLQVIGTAYAGKPFEGKVGQGECLKIMTGALMPKDCDTVIPQELTQAVTQAPTQSTETSVVTFKPNQVKRGENRRLCGEDLQLGKAAITAGRLLRPSDLGLAASLGIASLMVHRKLKVAILSSGDELRPLGQTLDLGSIYDSNRYSLTGLLNRLNMEIIDCGIVHDDPATLKAAFIQAASKADVLISSGGVSVGEADYTKQIMQELGDVGFWKIAMRPGRPMAFGVLKAVEGQADSQKTLFFGLPGNPVAVMVTFYQFVRSALLQLNGATQTEPPLTQALAQAAIRKRPGRTEFQRGILERGPDGKPTVRLTGSQGAGILRSMSEANCFVILDHDQGNIAAGDWVDVALFDGLL from the coding sequence ATGAGCAATTCAACGCACCGCTCGCCAAATAATCCCATCCTGTTAAGTGACTCATTACCTGTGAATGAGGCTCGACAGGCCATTCATCAGTTGGTAGCAGATCTGATTCAAGAATCTCAGCAAAATGATGATACAAGTCGAATTGAGTCAGTAACCTTAGATCAGGCAATTAACCGTATCCTCGCGCACGACTTACTCTCACCCATCAATGTGCCCGCTGCCGACAATTCTGCAATGGATGGATTTGCTTTTAACGGGGATTGTTTAAGTGATAGCAATAATGAGCTCACACTCCAAGTCATAGGCACAGCTTATGCGGGTAAGCCTTTTGAGGGCAAGGTTGGGCAAGGAGAATGTCTCAAGATTATGACTGGCGCACTTATGCCAAAAGATTGCGATACGGTTATCCCTCAAGAACTCACGCAAGCAGTCACTCAAGCACCAACTCAATCGACAGAAACTTCGGTAGTTACCTTTAAACCGAATCAAGTAAAACGTGGGGAGAATCGACGCCTCTGCGGTGAAGATCTACAACTTGGTAAAGCGGCAATCACCGCAGGACGCTTATTGCGCCCATCTGATTTAGGGCTGGCTGCCTCTTTAGGTATCGCCTCCCTCATGGTTCATCGCAAACTAAAGGTAGCCATTTTGTCATCCGGAGATGAATTACGCCCCTTAGGTCAGACTTTAGATCTCGGAAGCATTTACGACAGCAATCGCTATAGCCTGACTGGTCTGCTCAATCGTCTGAATATGGAGATTATTGACTGTGGCATTGTGCATGATGACCCTGCCACATTAAAGGCTGCATTCATCCAAGCAGCCAGTAAAGCGGATGTTCTAATCTCATCAGGTGGTGTTTCAGTTGGAGAGGCAGATTACACCAAACAAATCATGCAAGAACTGGGTGATGTTGGTTTCTGGAAAATCGCCATGCGCCCAGGGCGCCCCATGGCTTTTGGTGTGCTCAAGGCTGTTGAAGGTCAAGCTGACAGCCAAAAGACACTCTTCTTTGGCCTGCCCGGAAACCCAGTGGCGGTAATGGTGACCTTTTATCAGTTTGTACGCTCCGCCTTATTACAACTAAATGGCGCCACGCAAACTGAACCGCCTCTCACTCAGGCGCTCGCACAGGCAGCTATTCGAAAAAGGCCGGGTCGCACAGAATTTCAGCGAGGTATTTTAGAGCGCGGCCCTGATGGAAAGCCCACCGTTAGACTCACTGGTAGCCAAGGTGCTGGCATCTTAAGATCCATGAGCGAGGCAAATTGCTTTGTAATTTTGGATCATGATCAAGGCAATATTGCCGCTGGTGACTGGGTAGATGTGGCGCTTTTCGACGGACTGCTTTAA
- a CDS encoding 2-hydroxyacid dehydrogenase — protein MNTQTKLTSHNRKPKILVARAIFPEALAKLKASFEVISNQADQVLTPQALQKALGEVEGALVTGSERIDAAALAHAKNLKIVANISVGYNNFDVPAITAAGIMASNTPDVLTDTTADFGFALLMATARRITESERWVRDGKWAQWSIVHNPLGMDLHHSTIGILGMGRIGQGIAKRALGFGMNVIYHNRSRLSVEDEKACGATYVSKEELLRLADHLVLVLPYTAQNHHTIGAPEIALMKPTATLINIARGGIVDDAALAQALQAGKIFAAGLDVFEGEPTVHPELLKCSNIVIAPHIGSGTEKTRRAMVDLAIENLRAALQGKRPPSLINTEVFKA, from the coding sequence ATGAACACCCAAACCAAACTTACCTCTCATAACCGTAAACCTAAAATATTAGTCGCCCGGGCTATATTTCCTGAAGCGTTAGCTAAATTGAAAGCGTCTTTTGAGGTCATTTCAAACCAGGCAGATCAAGTCTTGACCCCCCAAGCATTGCAAAAGGCCCTTGGTGAGGTGGAAGGGGCTTTAGTTACCGGCAGCGAACGAATCGATGCTGCTGCCTTGGCGCATGCTAAAAACCTCAAAATCGTTGCCAATATTTCTGTTGGATACAACAACTTTGATGTCCCAGCAATTACTGCCGCCGGCATCATGGCCTCTAATACCCCTGATGTGCTTACGGATACTACGGCGGATTTTGGTTTTGCCTTGTTGATGGCTACCGCTCGTCGTATTACCGAGTCAGAGCGCTGGGTGCGCGATGGGAAGTGGGCTCAGTGGTCTATTGTCCATAATCCACTCGGCATGGATTTGCATCACAGCACTATAGGCATTCTTGGCATGGGTCGTATCGGTCAAGGCATTGCTAAACGTGCTCTTGGTTTTGGTATGAATGTGATTTATCACAACCGTAGTCGCTTATCAGTGGAAGATGAAAAAGCATGCGGAGCGACTTATGTTTCAAAAGAAGAATTACTGCGACTTGCGGATCACCTCGTGCTTGTATTGCCTTACACAGCGCAAAATCATCACACCATTGGTGCTCCAGAAATTGCGCTCATGAAACCAACCGCTACCTTGATTAATATTGCTCGTGGGGGAATTGTGGATGATGCCGCCTTGGCGCAAGCCCTTCAAGCTGGAAAAATATTTGCTGCTGGCTTAGATGTATTTGAAGGCGAGCCTACTGTCCATCCAGAGTTACTGAAGTGCAGCAATATTGTGATTGCCCCGCATATTGGTAGTGGCACAGAAAAAACGCGTAGAGCTATGGTGGATCTTGCAATTGAAAATTTACGCGCAGCACTTCAGGGTAAGAGGCCGCCGAGCTTAATTAATACCGAAGTATTTAAAGCTTAG
- the fdxA gene encoding ferredoxin FdxA, whose amino-acid sequence MTYVVTEACIRCKYTDCVDVCPVDCFREGPNFLVIDPDECIDCAVCVPECPVNAIYAEDDVPGDQQAFIKLNADLSASWTSITKSKPGLPDADDWKDVKDKLDQLVK is encoded by the coding sequence ATGACTTACGTTGTTACTGAAGCCTGTATCCGTTGCAAATATACCGATTGCGTTGATGTCTGCCCCGTGGATTGTTTTCGGGAAGGGCCTAATTTTTTAGTGATCGATCCAGATGAATGCATCGATTGCGCAGTCTGCGTTCCCGAATGTCCGGTCAATGCGATTTATGCGGAAGACGATGTTCCCGGAGATCAACAAGCGTTCATTAAATTGAACGCTGATTTATCTGCTTCATGGACCTCCATCACCAAATCCAAACCCGGACTTCCAGATGCAGATGATTGGAAAGATGTGAAAGACAAACTTGATCAGCTGGTGAAGTAA
- a CDS encoding NAD(P)/FAD-dependent oxidoreductase, whose translation MQSPIETDAVIIGAGPVGLFQVFELGLLEINAHVIDALPEIGGQCIELYPDKPIYDIPAIPVCTGRELTHNLLKQVTPFKPQFHLNQEVTTLEKQADGRFLIGTSLHQQFLSKTIFVAAGVGAFQPRTLNLEGIENFVDKQVFYKVKDPAQFTGKRMVICGGGDSALDWALHFADKVSNLTLIHRRDDFKAAPQSVTQMRALCASHQMKLEIGQITGFSSSNGQLTQIAVSNIDGDVHTIDVDVLLLFYGLSPKLGPIADWGLDIDRKQITVDTERFQTSTPGIYAVGDINVYPGKKKLILSGFHEAALAAFAAAAYLSPEKPIQLQYTTTSTKLHQVLGVGSPTFE comes from the coding sequence TTGCAGTCTCCCATTGAAACCGATGCAGTCATTATTGGCGCCGGTCCGGTGGGGCTTTTCCAGGTATTCGAGCTGGGACTTCTCGAAATCAATGCCCATGTGATTGATGCCTTGCCTGAAATAGGCGGTCAGTGTATTGAACTCTACCCAGACAAACCGATCTACGATATCCCCGCTATCCCAGTTTGCACGGGGCGTGAACTGACCCATAATCTCTTAAAGCAAGTTACACCGTTTAAGCCACAATTTCATTTAAATCAGGAAGTCACTACGCTTGAAAAGCAAGCAGATGGTCGCTTTCTAATTGGCACATCTCTCCATCAACAGTTTCTGAGTAAAACCATTTTTGTTGCCGCAGGGGTTGGCGCATTTCAGCCACGCACTCTCAATCTTGAGGGCATTGAAAACTTTGTAGATAAGCAAGTGTTCTACAAGGTGAAAGATCCCGCCCAATTTACCGGTAAGAGAATGGTGATTTGCGGTGGTGGAGATTCCGCTTTGGATTGGGCGCTGCACTTTGCAGACAAAGTAAGTAACCTGACACTCATTCACCGTCGCGATGACTTTAAAGCCGCGCCTCAATCCGTTACCCAGATGCGTGCCCTTTGTGCAAGCCATCAAATGAAACTAGAGATTGGTCAAATCACTGGTTTTTCATCATCTAATGGCCAACTCACCCAAATTGCAGTGAGCAATATAGATGGTGATGTTCATACGATTGATGTAGACGTACTATTACTCTTTTACGGCCTCTCTCCTAAATTGGGGCCCATCGCCGATTGGGGCTTAGATATTGATCGTAAGCAAATTACCGTGGATACCGAGCGTTTTCAGACCAGCACACCAGGGATTTATGCGGTTGGTGATATCAATGTGTACCCCGGTAAGAAAAAATTGATCTTGTCAGGATTTCATGAGGCAGCACTGGCAGCCTTTGCTGCGGCAGCCTATTTATCCCCTGAAAAGCCCATTCAATTGCAGTACACCACTACCTCGACCAAACTCCACCAAGTACTTGGGGTGGGTTCACCTACATTCGAGTAA
- a CDS encoding thymidylate synthase: MHQYHDLMRTVLAKGVQKSDRTGTGTISIFGHQMRFNLADGFPMVTTKKLHLKSIILELLWFLKGSTDNNWLKERGVSIWNEWAAPDGDLGPIYGYQWRSWPAPNGKHIDQIAEVVETLKKNPDSRRIIVSAWNVADIPRMALAPCHAFFQFYVADGKLSCQLYQRSADIFLGVPFNIASYALLTHMMAQQCNLEVGDFVWTGGDCHLYSNHLEQVDLQLSRDFFPLPQLKILRKPDSIFDYEFEDFEIAGYESHPAIKAPVAI; encoded by the coding sequence ATGCATCAATATCACGACCTCATGAGGACGGTCCTTGCAAAAGGAGTCCAAAAATCCGATAGAACCGGCACAGGAACGATCTCCATTTTTGGCCACCAGATGCGCTTTAATCTGGCAGATGGATTTCCGATGGTGACCACCAAGAAGCTGCACCTCAAATCTATCATTCTGGAATTACTCTGGTTTCTCAAAGGTAGTACAGACAACAATTGGCTTAAAGAGCGCGGTGTTTCTATTTGGAATGAATGGGCAGCACCTGATGGTGATTTAGGCCCTATCTATGGTTATCAATGGCGCTCTTGGCCCGCACCGAATGGTAAGCATATTGATCAAATTGCAGAAGTCGTTGAGACCCTTAAAAAGAATCCAGACTCACGTCGGATCATTGTTTCCGCATGGAATGTCGCAGATATTCCGCGCATGGCCTTAGCGCCCTGCCATGCCTTCTTTCAGTTTTATGTAGCAGATGGTAAATTATCCTGCCAGCTGTATCAGCGAAGTGCAGATATCTTTCTTGGCGTACCCTTCAATATCGCCAGCTATGCCTTACTCACGCACATGATGGCTCAGCAATGCAACCTTGAAGTAGGTGACTTTGTTTGGACGGGTGGCGATTGTCACCTCTACAGCAATCACTTAGAGCAAGTAGACCTCCAGTTATCGAGGGACTTTTTCCCACTGCCTCAACTCAAGATATTGCGTAAGCCTGACTCTATTTTTGATTATGAGTTTGAAGATTTTGAGATCGCCGGATATGAATCCCATCCAGCAATTAAAGCACCCGTAGCCATTTAA